From one Populus alba chromosome 17, ASM523922v2, whole genome shotgun sequence genomic stretch:
- the LOC118054939 gene encoding DExH-box ATP-dependent RNA helicase DExH8 isoform X4 codes for MGESPSSPTSCSSSRSAPFPQSNFASLPVMAQKDRIVEKILENRVTLIVGETGCGKSSQVPQFLLEENMKPILCTQPRRFAVVAVAKMVAKARNCELGAQVGYHIGHSKLISASSEIVFKTAGVLLDEMREKGLKALNYKAIILDEVHERSVESDLVLVCVKQFLLKNNDLRVVLMSATADIARYRDYFKDLGRGERVEVLAIANTNQQALFQRRVSYLEQVTELLGTSSDLLAETYCSGPNPSMAAADFKPEVHGLIFDLILHIHENEPDIEKGILVFLPTYLDLEQQWHRLNPLSSSFKVHILHGSIDTQQALLAMKILKSHRKVILATNIAESSVTIPKVAYVIDSCRSLQVFWDATRKKDSTELVWVSKSQADQRRGRTGRTCDGQIYRLVTNSFFNKLEDHERPAILRLSLRQQVLLMCCAESRAINDPKVLLQKALDPPDPEFIEDALNLLVCMKALDRPSPRGRYEPTFYGRLLASFPLSFDASVLVLKFADFGLLQQGILLGILMDIQPQPILRPFGEEHLYTEYAYQYYGGDCDYTVQIGRKEMILIGNLGAYQFWQHIFKDKHRLEHLKHLLKIDEMKDTTVLLPKIEEEWCTFHNLVQSSLHNVSEIYEDILNSLHRFRPRFLGTCNDLPTWHAPYEFKHTCLLKCQPKGDNDTVVADDEHDEPSHETRKCFAVPFVAPSHFQTIKVAENLSKIVKEMRVRHTDSTSDVQHEYIVNESHGNEEASLCIYFMKGSCNRGSQCLFSHSAQGKRDPCKFFFTLQGCRNGETCSFSHVVGPSLSSFSSTPCMPEDGAVNAASLLRFLPTSSDGCVLLLDDTDLRFSSNLACHYDPCKIISTTCMSDTFMCDSSLTGIRILWGLHHPYQTIISTPRGSPIPWSEIKCILWLPNLDSYSENLERQKTFVQNFFEYLAIRILADALYEVQVILVMNNIKFSLLQVEKLGRDSFFFLGESFPFDEESFGQMPNTVTTRKPMMVSKPISYVFILQPPTDVQFGNYAAVLQKHLHDVNVDQVEGFQGWHS; via the exons ATGGGGGAATCGCCATCATCTCCTACGTCGTGTAGCTCTTCACGTTCTGCACCATTTCCGCAATCGAACTTCGCGTCTCTTCCAGTAATGGCTCAGAAGGACAGAATTGTCGAGAAAATCTTGGAAAATCGCGTCACTCTAATCGTCGGCGAGACTGGCTGCG GAAAGAGCTCTCAAGTTCCACAGTTTCTTCTGGAAGAAAACATGAAACCCATTTTATGCACACAACCAAGGAGATttgctgttgttgctgttgctaAAATGGTTGCTAAAGCTCGTAACTGTGAACTTGGAGCACAGGTTGGATATCACATAGGTCATTCGAAGCTTATATCGGCAAG TTCAGAAATTGTCTTCAAAACAGCTGGTGTTCTGTTGGATGAAATGCGAGAGAAAGGGTTGAAAGCTCTCAACTACAAGGCTATTATTCTTGATGAAGTGCATGAAAGATCTGTTGAATCTGATCTTGTTCTTGTTTGTGTCAAGCAGTTTCTGCTGAAAAACAATGACCTGAG gGTTGTATTGATGTCGGCAACTGCTGATATTGCAAGATACCGAGATTACTTCAAAGACCTCGGTAGGGGTGAGAGAGTTGAGGTGCTTGCAATCGCTAACACCAACCAACAGGCCCTTTTCCAGCGAAGAGTGTCATATCTTGAACAG GTAACTGAACTTCTTGGAACAAGTTCAGACTTATTGGCTGAAACCTACTGTTCAGGACCAAACCCTTCTATGGCTGCTGCTGATTTCAAACCAGAAGTGCATGGACttatttttgatttgattttgcaCATTCATGAAAATGAACCAGACATTGAAAAGGGCATTTTGGTTTTCCTTCCAACGTACCTTGACCTGGAGCAGCAGTGGCATCGTCTGAATCCACTTAGTTCATCTTTTAAAGTTCACATTTTACATGGAAGCATTGACACTCAACAAGCTCTTTTGGCTATGAAAATCTTGAAATCTCATCGGAAG GTAATATTGGCCACAAATATTGCAGAATCATCTGTAACCATACCCAAAGTAGCCTATGTCATTGATTCATGCCGATCTTTACAAGTTTTCTGGGACGCTACTAGGAAAAAGGATTCTACAGAGCTTGTTTGGGTTTCTAAGTCTCAG GCTGATCAGCGGAGAGGGAGAACTGGTCGAACTTGTGATGGCCAGATATATCGGTTGGTCAcaaattcatttttcaacaaGCTGGAGGATCATGAACGTCCAGCCATATTGAGGTTGTCATTGCGGCAACAAGTTCTTCTGATGTGTTGTGCTGAATCCAGAGCCATTAATGATCCCAAGG TCTTGTTGCAGAAGGCTTTGGATCCCCCAGATCCTGAGTTTATTGAAGATGCATTAAATTTGCTTGTTTGCATGAAGGCATTGGATAGACCATCTCCAAGGGGGCGGTACGAGCCCACCTTTTATGGACGGTTGCTTGCCAGTTTCCCATTGTCCTTTGATGCGTCTGTGCTTGTACTCAAGTTTGCAGACTTTGGATTGCTCCAGCAAGGCATTCTACTGGGCATATTGATGGATATCCAGCCTCAACCGATTCTTCGTCCTTTTGGAGAGGAACATTTG TATACAGAGTACGCTTACCAATACTATGGTGGAGACTGCGACTATACTGTCCAAATTGGTCGAAAGGAGATGATACTAATTGGAAACTTGGGTGCATATCAGTTCTGGCAACATATATTTAAG GATAAGCACCGCCTTGAACACTTGAAACACCTTTTAAAGATTGATGAAATGAAAGATACCACTGTGTTGCTGCCAAAGATTGAAGAAGAATGGTGCACATTCCATAATCTTGTCCAATCATCACTACATAATGTCTCCGAGATAT ATGAAGATATACTAAATTCACTACATCGGTTTCGGCCAAGATTTCTGGGTACCTGTAATGATTTACCGACTTGGCATGCCCCTTATGAATTTAAGCACACTTGTCTTCTAAAATGTCAGCCAAAAGGAGATAATGATACTGTTGTTGCGGATGATGAGCACGATGAGCCATCTCATGAAACAAGGAAATGTTTTGCAGTACCATTTGTTGCTCCAAGTCACTTTCAGACCATAAAAGTGGCTGAAAATTTGTCGAAGATTGTCAAAGAG ATGAGAGTTCGGCATACAGACAGCACGTCTGACGTTCAGCATGAGTATATTGTTAATGAGTCTCATGGCAATGAAGAAGCTtctctgtgtatatattttatgaagGGATCCTGCAACAGAGGCAGTCAATGTTTGTTTTCTCATTCAGCTCAAGGGAAAAGAGATCCATGCAAATTCTTTTTCACTTTACAA GGATGTCGAAATGGAGAGACTTGTTCCTTTTCTCATGTTGTGGGTCCATCATTGTCATCATTTAGCTCAACTCCATGCATGCCAGAAGATGGTGCTGTCAATGCCGCGTCCCTGCTACGTTTTCTTCCGACGTCTTCTGATGGATGTGTTCTGTTATTGGATGACACTGATTTGCGTTTCTCCTCAAATCTTGCTTGTCACTACGATCCTTGCAAAATAATCTCTACAACATGTATGTCAGACACTTTCATGTGCGACTCATCATTGACGGGTATCAGAATTCTGTGGGGTCTCCACCACCCATACCAAACCATTATTTCCACTCCAAGAGGTAGTCCCATTCCATGGAGTGAAATTAAGTGCATATTGTGGTTGCCTAATTTAGATAGTTACAGTGAAAATTTGGAGAGGCAGAAAACTTTTGTGCAGAATTTCTTTGAGTACTTAGCCATCCGAATATTAGCTGATGCCTTGTATGAAGTGCAAGTTATCCTCGTCATGAACAATATCAAATTTTCACTGCTGCAG GTAGAGAAGTTGGGGAGAGACAGCTTCTTTTTCCTTGGAGAGTCTTTTCCATTCGACGAGGAAAGCTTTGGTCAGATGCCAAATACAGTCACTACTAGAAAGCCAATGATGGTATCAAAGCCCATCTCATATGTATTTATCCTGCAACCGCCTACTGATGTTCAGTTTGGCAACTATGCTGCCGTACTTCAAAAACATCTGCACGATGTCAATGTGGACCAGGTAGAGGGTTTTCAGGGTTGGCATTCGTAA
- the LOC118054939 gene encoding DExH-box ATP-dependent RNA helicase DExH8 isoform X2 has product MGESPSSPTSCSSSRSAPFPQSNFASLPVMAQKDRIVEKILENRVTLIVGETGCGKSSQVPQFLLEENMKPILCTQPRRFAVVAVAKMVAKARNCELGAQVGYHIGHSKLISASSEIVFKTAGVLLDEMREKGLKALNYKAIILDEVHERSVESDLVLVCVKQFLLKNNDLRVVLMSATADIARYRDYFKDLGRGERVEVLAIANTNQQALFQRRVSYLEQVTELLGTSSDLLAETYCSGPNPSMAAADFKPEVHGLIFDLILHIHENEPDIEKGILVFLPTYLDLEQQWHRLNPLSSSFKVHILHGSIDTQQALLAMKILKSHRKVILATNIAESSVTIPKVAYVIDSCRSLQVFWDATRKKDSTELVWVSKSQADQRRGRTGRTCDGQIYRLVTNSFFNKLEDHERPAILRLSLRQQVLLMCCAESRAINDPKVLLQKALDPPDPEFIEDALNLLVCMKALDRPSPRGRYEPTFYGRLLASFPLSFDASVLVLKFADFGLLQQGILLGILMDIQPQPILRPFGEEHLYTEYAYQYYGGDCDYTVQIGRKEMILIGNLGAYQFWQHIFKDKHRLEHLKHLLKIDEMKDTTVLLPKIEEEWCTFHNLVQSSLHNVSEIYEDILNSLHRFRPRFLGTCNDLPTWHAPYEFKHTCLLKCQPKGDNDTVVADDEHDEPSHETRKCFAVPFVAPSHFQTIKVAENLSKIVKEVICLTPLAYFIDILIIISLISHVQQMRVRHTDSTSDVQHEYIVNESHGNEEASLCIYFMKGSCNRGSQCLFSHSAQGKRDPCKFFFTLQGCRNGETCSFSHVVGPSLSSFSSTPCMPEDGAVNAASLLRFLPTSSDGCVLLLDDTDLRFSSNLACHYDPCKIISTTCMSDTFMCDSSLTGIRILWGLHHPYQTIISTPRGSPIPWSEIKCILWLPNLDSYSENLERQKTFVQNFFEYLAIRILADALYEVQVILVMNNIKFSLLQVEKLGRDSFFFLGESFPFDEESFGQMPNTVTTRKPMMVSKPISYVFILQPPTDVQFGNYAAVLQKHLHDVNVDQVEGFQGWHS; this is encoded by the exons ATGGGGGAATCGCCATCATCTCCTACGTCGTGTAGCTCTTCACGTTCTGCACCATTTCCGCAATCGAACTTCGCGTCTCTTCCAGTAATGGCTCAGAAGGACAGAATTGTCGAGAAAATCTTGGAAAATCGCGTCACTCTAATCGTCGGCGAGACTGGCTGCG GAAAGAGCTCTCAAGTTCCACAGTTTCTTCTGGAAGAAAACATGAAACCCATTTTATGCACACAACCAAGGAGATttgctgttgttgctgttgctaAAATGGTTGCTAAAGCTCGTAACTGTGAACTTGGAGCACAGGTTGGATATCACATAGGTCATTCGAAGCTTATATCGGCAAG TTCAGAAATTGTCTTCAAAACAGCTGGTGTTCTGTTGGATGAAATGCGAGAGAAAGGGTTGAAAGCTCTCAACTACAAGGCTATTATTCTTGATGAAGTGCATGAAAGATCTGTTGAATCTGATCTTGTTCTTGTTTGTGTCAAGCAGTTTCTGCTGAAAAACAATGACCTGAG gGTTGTATTGATGTCGGCAACTGCTGATATTGCAAGATACCGAGATTACTTCAAAGACCTCGGTAGGGGTGAGAGAGTTGAGGTGCTTGCAATCGCTAACACCAACCAACAGGCCCTTTTCCAGCGAAGAGTGTCATATCTTGAACAG GTAACTGAACTTCTTGGAACAAGTTCAGACTTATTGGCTGAAACCTACTGTTCAGGACCAAACCCTTCTATGGCTGCTGCTGATTTCAAACCAGAAGTGCATGGACttatttttgatttgattttgcaCATTCATGAAAATGAACCAGACATTGAAAAGGGCATTTTGGTTTTCCTTCCAACGTACCTTGACCTGGAGCAGCAGTGGCATCGTCTGAATCCACTTAGTTCATCTTTTAAAGTTCACATTTTACATGGAAGCATTGACACTCAACAAGCTCTTTTGGCTATGAAAATCTTGAAATCTCATCGGAAG GTAATATTGGCCACAAATATTGCAGAATCATCTGTAACCATACCCAAAGTAGCCTATGTCATTGATTCATGCCGATCTTTACAAGTTTTCTGGGACGCTACTAGGAAAAAGGATTCTACAGAGCTTGTTTGGGTTTCTAAGTCTCAG GCTGATCAGCGGAGAGGGAGAACTGGTCGAACTTGTGATGGCCAGATATATCGGTTGGTCAcaaattcatttttcaacaaGCTGGAGGATCATGAACGTCCAGCCATATTGAGGTTGTCATTGCGGCAACAAGTTCTTCTGATGTGTTGTGCTGAATCCAGAGCCATTAATGATCCCAAGG TCTTGTTGCAGAAGGCTTTGGATCCCCCAGATCCTGAGTTTATTGAAGATGCATTAAATTTGCTTGTTTGCATGAAGGCATTGGATAGACCATCTCCAAGGGGGCGGTACGAGCCCACCTTTTATGGACGGTTGCTTGCCAGTTTCCCATTGTCCTTTGATGCGTCTGTGCTTGTACTCAAGTTTGCAGACTTTGGATTGCTCCAGCAAGGCATTCTACTGGGCATATTGATGGATATCCAGCCTCAACCGATTCTTCGTCCTTTTGGAGAGGAACATTTG TATACAGAGTACGCTTACCAATACTATGGTGGAGACTGCGACTATACTGTCCAAATTGGTCGAAAGGAGATGATACTAATTGGAAACTTGGGTGCATATCAGTTCTGGCAACATATATTTAAG GATAAGCACCGCCTTGAACACTTGAAACACCTTTTAAAGATTGATGAAATGAAAGATACCACTGTGTTGCTGCCAAAGATTGAAGAAGAATGGTGCACATTCCATAATCTTGTCCAATCATCACTACATAATGTCTCCGAGATAT ATGAAGATATACTAAATTCACTACATCGGTTTCGGCCAAGATTTCTGGGTACCTGTAATGATTTACCGACTTGGCATGCCCCTTATGAATTTAAGCACACTTGTCTTCTAAAATGTCAGCCAAAAGGAGATAATGATACTGTTGTTGCGGATGATGAGCACGATGAGCCATCTCATGAAACAAGGAAATGTTTTGCAGTACCATTTGTTGCTCCAAGTCACTTTCAGACCATAAAAGTGGCTGAAAATTTGTCGAAGATTGTCAAAGAGGTAATATGCCTTACACCTTTAGCTTACTTTATTGACATATTAATTATCATTTCACTTATTTCCCATGTTCAACAGATGAGAGTTCGGCATACAGACAGCACGTCTGACGTTCAGCATGAGTATATTGTTAATGAGTCTCATGGCAATGAAGAAGCTtctctgtgtatatattttatgaagGGATCCTGCAACAGAGGCAGTCAATGTTTGTTTTCTCATTCAGCTCAAGGGAAAAGAGATCCATGCAAATTCTTTTTCACTTTACAA GGATGTCGAAATGGAGAGACTTGTTCCTTTTCTCATGTTGTGGGTCCATCATTGTCATCATTTAGCTCAACTCCATGCATGCCAGAAGATGGTGCTGTCAATGCCGCGTCCCTGCTACGTTTTCTTCCGACGTCTTCTGATGGATGTGTTCTGTTATTGGATGACACTGATTTGCGTTTCTCCTCAAATCTTGCTTGTCACTACGATCCTTGCAAAATAATCTCTACAACATGTATGTCAGACACTTTCATGTGCGACTCATCATTGACGGGTATCAGAATTCTGTGGGGTCTCCACCACCCATACCAAACCATTATTTCCACTCCAAGAGGTAGTCCCATTCCATGGAGTGAAATTAAGTGCATATTGTGGTTGCCTAATTTAGATAGTTACAGTGAAAATTTGGAGAGGCAGAAAACTTTTGTGCAGAATTTCTTTGAGTACTTAGCCATCCGAATATTAGCTGATGCCTTGTATGAAGTGCAAGTTATCCTCGTCATGAACAATATCAAATTTTCACTGCTGCAG GTAGAGAAGTTGGGGAGAGACAGCTTCTTTTTCCTTGGAGAGTCTTTTCCATTCGACGAGGAAAGCTTTGGTCAGATGCCAAATACAGTCACTACTAGAAAGCCAATGATGGTATCAAAGCCCATCTCATATGTATTTATCCTGCAACCGCCTACTGATGTTCAGTTTGGCAACTATGCTGCCGTACTTCAAAAACATCTGCACGATGTCAATGTGGACCAGGTAGAGGGTTTTCAGGGTTGGCATTCGTAA
- the LOC118054939 gene encoding DExH-box ATP-dependent RNA helicase DExH8 isoform X3: MGESPSSPTSCSSSRSAPFPQSNFASLPVMAQKDRIVEKILENRVTLIVGETGCGKSSQVPQFLLEENMKPILCTQPRRFAVVAVAKMVAKARNCELGAQVGYHIGHSKLISASSSEIVFKTAGVLLDEMREKGLKALNYKAIILDEVHERSVESDLVLVCVKQFLLKNNDLRVVLMSATADIARYRDYFKDLGRGERVEVLAIANTNQQALFQRRVSYLEQVTELLGTSSDLLAETYCSGPNPSMAAADFKPEVHGLIFDLILHIHENEPDIEKGILVFLPTYLDLEQQWHRLNPLSSSFKVHILHGSIDTQQALLAMKILKSHRKVILATNIAESSVTIPKVAYVIDSCRSLQVFWDATRKKDSTELVWVSKSQADQRRGRTGRTCDGQIYRLVTNSFFNKLEDHERPAILRLSLRQQVLLMCCAESRAINDPKVLLQKALDPPDPEFIEDALNLLVCMKALDRPSPRGRYEPTFYGRLLASFPLSFDASVLVLKFADFGLLQQGILLGILMDIQPQPILRPFGEEHLYTEYAYQYYGGDCDYTVQIGRKEMILIGNLGAYQFWQHIFKDKHRLEHLKHLLKIDEMKDTTVLLPKIEEEWCTFHNLVQSSLHNVSEIYEDILNSLHRFRPRFLGTCNDLPTWHAPYEFKHTCLLKCQPKGDNDTVVADDEHDEPSHETRKCFAVPFVAPSHFQTIKVAENLSKIVKEMRVRHTDSTSDVQHEYIVNESHGNEEASLCIYFMKGSCNRGSQCLFSHSAQGKRDPCKFFFTLQGCRNGETCSFSHVVGPSLSSFSSTPCMPEDGAVNAASLLRFLPTSSDGCVLLLDDTDLRFSSNLACHYDPCKIISTTCMSDTFMCDSSLTGIRILWGLHHPYQTIISTPRGSPIPWSEIKCILWLPNLDSYSENLERQKTFVQNFFEYLAIRILADALYEVQVILVMNNIKFSLLQVEKLGRDSFFFLGESFPFDEESFGQMPNTVTTRKPMMVSKPISYVFILQPPTDVQFGNYAAVLQKHLHDVNVDQVEGFQGWHS; the protein is encoded by the exons ATGGGGGAATCGCCATCATCTCCTACGTCGTGTAGCTCTTCACGTTCTGCACCATTTCCGCAATCGAACTTCGCGTCTCTTCCAGTAATGGCTCAGAAGGACAGAATTGTCGAGAAAATCTTGGAAAATCGCGTCACTCTAATCGTCGGCGAGACTGGCTGCG GAAAGAGCTCTCAAGTTCCACAGTTTCTTCTGGAAGAAAACATGAAACCCATTTTATGCACACAACCAAGGAGATttgctgttgttgctgttgctaAAATGGTTGCTAAAGCTCGTAACTGTGAACTTGGAGCACAGGTTGGATATCACATAGGTCATTCGAAGCTTATATCGGCAAG cAGTTCAGAAATTGTCTTCAAAACAGCTGGTGTTCTGTTGGATGAAATGCGAGAGAAAGGGTTGAAAGCTCTCAACTACAAGGCTATTATTCTTGATGAAGTGCATGAAAGATCTGTTGAATCTGATCTTGTTCTTGTTTGTGTCAAGCAGTTTCTGCTGAAAAACAATGACCTGAG gGTTGTATTGATGTCGGCAACTGCTGATATTGCAAGATACCGAGATTACTTCAAAGACCTCGGTAGGGGTGAGAGAGTTGAGGTGCTTGCAATCGCTAACACCAACCAACAGGCCCTTTTCCAGCGAAGAGTGTCATATCTTGAACAG GTAACTGAACTTCTTGGAACAAGTTCAGACTTATTGGCTGAAACCTACTGTTCAGGACCAAACCCTTCTATGGCTGCTGCTGATTTCAAACCAGAAGTGCATGGACttatttttgatttgattttgcaCATTCATGAAAATGAACCAGACATTGAAAAGGGCATTTTGGTTTTCCTTCCAACGTACCTTGACCTGGAGCAGCAGTGGCATCGTCTGAATCCACTTAGTTCATCTTTTAAAGTTCACATTTTACATGGAAGCATTGACACTCAACAAGCTCTTTTGGCTATGAAAATCTTGAAATCTCATCGGAAG GTAATATTGGCCACAAATATTGCAGAATCATCTGTAACCATACCCAAAGTAGCCTATGTCATTGATTCATGCCGATCTTTACAAGTTTTCTGGGACGCTACTAGGAAAAAGGATTCTACAGAGCTTGTTTGGGTTTCTAAGTCTCAG GCTGATCAGCGGAGAGGGAGAACTGGTCGAACTTGTGATGGCCAGATATATCGGTTGGTCAcaaattcatttttcaacaaGCTGGAGGATCATGAACGTCCAGCCATATTGAGGTTGTCATTGCGGCAACAAGTTCTTCTGATGTGTTGTGCTGAATCCAGAGCCATTAATGATCCCAAGG TCTTGTTGCAGAAGGCTTTGGATCCCCCAGATCCTGAGTTTATTGAAGATGCATTAAATTTGCTTGTTTGCATGAAGGCATTGGATAGACCATCTCCAAGGGGGCGGTACGAGCCCACCTTTTATGGACGGTTGCTTGCCAGTTTCCCATTGTCCTTTGATGCGTCTGTGCTTGTACTCAAGTTTGCAGACTTTGGATTGCTCCAGCAAGGCATTCTACTGGGCATATTGATGGATATCCAGCCTCAACCGATTCTTCGTCCTTTTGGAGAGGAACATTTG TATACAGAGTACGCTTACCAATACTATGGTGGAGACTGCGACTATACTGTCCAAATTGGTCGAAAGGAGATGATACTAATTGGAAACTTGGGTGCATATCAGTTCTGGCAACATATATTTAAG GATAAGCACCGCCTTGAACACTTGAAACACCTTTTAAAGATTGATGAAATGAAAGATACCACTGTGTTGCTGCCAAAGATTGAAGAAGAATGGTGCACATTCCATAATCTTGTCCAATCATCACTACATAATGTCTCCGAGATAT ATGAAGATATACTAAATTCACTACATCGGTTTCGGCCAAGATTTCTGGGTACCTGTAATGATTTACCGACTTGGCATGCCCCTTATGAATTTAAGCACACTTGTCTTCTAAAATGTCAGCCAAAAGGAGATAATGATACTGTTGTTGCGGATGATGAGCACGATGAGCCATCTCATGAAACAAGGAAATGTTTTGCAGTACCATTTGTTGCTCCAAGTCACTTTCAGACCATAAAAGTGGCTGAAAATTTGTCGAAGATTGTCAAAGAG ATGAGAGTTCGGCATACAGACAGCACGTCTGACGTTCAGCATGAGTATATTGTTAATGAGTCTCATGGCAATGAAGAAGCTtctctgtgtatatattttatgaagGGATCCTGCAACAGAGGCAGTCAATGTTTGTTTTCTCATTCAGCTCAAGGGAAAAGAGATCCATGCAAATTCTTTTTCACTTTACAA GGATGTCGAAATGGAGAGACTTGTTCCTTTTCTCATGTTGTGGGTCCATCATTGTCATCATTTAGCTCAACTCCATGCATGCCAGAAGATGGTGCTGTCAATGCCGCGTCCCTGCTACGTTTTCTTCCGACGTCTTCTGATGGATGTGTTCTGTTATTGGATGACACTGATTTGCGTTTCTCCTCAAATCTTGCTTGTCACTACGATCCTTGCAAAATAATCTCTACAACATGTATGTCAGACACTTTCATGTGCGACTCATCATTGACGGGTATCAGAATTCTGTGGGGTCTCCACCACCCATACCAAACCATTATTTCCACTCCAAGAGGTAGTCCCATTCCATGGAGTGAAATTAAGTGCATATTGTGGTTGCCTAATTTAGATAGTTACAGTGAAAATTTGGAGAGGCAGAAAACTTTTGTGCAGAATTTCTTTGAGTACTTAGCCATCCGAATATTAGCTGATGCCTTGTATGAAGTGCAAGTTATCCTCGTCATGAACAATATCAAATTTTCACTGCTGCAG GTAGAGAAGTTGGGGAGAGACAGCTTCTTTTTCCTTGGAGAGTCTTTTCCATTCGACGAGGAAAGCTTTGGTCAGATGCCAAATACAGTCACTACTAGAAAGCCAATGATGGTATCAAAGCCCATCTCATATGTATTTATCCTGCAACCGCCTACTGATGTTCAGTTTGGCAACTATGCTGCCGTACTTCAAAAACATCTGCACGATGTCAATGTGGACCAGGTAGAGGGTTTTCAGGGTTGGCATTCGTAA